In Amphiura filiformis chromosome 2, Afil_fr2py, whole genome shotgun sequence, one DNA window encodes the following:
- the LOC140139137 gene encoding uncharacterized protein, translated as MPSWLVKENLPTMLPVITKIVNASLASGVFPSRLKHSIIKPVIKKSTMDPNSLKSYRPVANITFLSKVVEKAVTCQVTDYVDSNCLGEQHQSAYRPNHSTETALLKVNDFLQSLDKVVLRLVSDLDFALLEGWGCFIAIGAPKIWNELPTEIREAESVFGFKRMLKTHLYPD; from the exons ATGCCCTCATGGTTAGTAAAAGAGAACCTTCCTACCATGCTTCCTGTAATAACAAAAATTGTCAATGCTTCTCTTGCATCAGGTGTATTTCCATCAAGGTTAAAACATTCCATCATAAAACCTGTTATTAAGAAGAGCACTATGGATCCAAACTCATTAAAGAGCTATCGCCCTGTTGCGAATATTACCTTTTTGTCTAAAGTAGTGGAAAAGGCAGTGACATGTCAGGTTACCGACTATGTGGACAGCAATTGCCTTGGTGAACAACATCAGTCTGCCTATAGGCCAAACCATAGTACGGAGACTGCATTGTTAAAAGTTAACGATTTCCTGCAGTCTCTTGACAAAG TAGTGTTGCGCTTGGTCTCAGATCTCGACTTCGCTCTTTTAGAAGGCTGGGGATGCTTCATTGCCATAGGTGCTCCCAAAATATGGAATGAGCTCCCTACTGAGATCAGAGAGGCGGAGTCGGTGTTTGGGTTCAAGCGCATGCTCAAAACTCATCTTTATCCAGATTAG